The following coding sequences lie in one Arachis ipaensis cultivar K30076 chromosome B03, Araip1.1, whole genome shotgun sequence genomic window:
- the LOC107630268 gene encoding F-box/kelch-repeat protein At1g67480: MVSVFADLEKMPGFVAGKKRSTGRNMCFTNLANQDKLSCLQTNHFFASEVPENDDSPILPGLPDDVAKHCLALVPRSNVPTIGGVCKRWRSFIQSKEFITVRKLAGMVEEWLYFLKMDTEGEGTHWEVMDRPSHKCQALPPMPGPVKAGFGVVVLNGKLLVIAGYSTTDRSTFASAEVYQYDSLLNNWSRLSKMNVARYDFACAEVNGLVYAVGGYGLDGEILSSAEVYDPDTDKWTLIESVRRPRWGCFACSLDGKLYVMGGRSSFTIGNSKFVDVYDPEVHSWGEFKNGSVMVTAHAVLGKKLFCMEWKNQRKLAIFCSEDNSWKMVPLPLTGSSSVDFRFGIFDEKLLLFSLEAGPSYQTLLYDPNAAKGSEWQISDIKPSGVFLCSVTIKA, encoded by the exons ATGGTAAGTGTATTTGCTGATTTGGAAAAGATGCCTGGTTTTGTTGCTGGAAAGAAGAGATCTACAGGCCGAAACATGTGTTTCACCAATTTGGCCAATCAAGACAAGTTAAGTTGTTTGCAAACCAATCATTTCTTTGCCTCTGAGGTACCGGAAAACGATGATAGCCCCATTCTACCTGGTCTGCCTGATGATGTGGCAAAACATTGCCTTGCTCTTGTGCCTCGTTCTAACGTCCCAACTATTGGTGGTGTCTGTAAGAGATGGAGGTCATTTATTCAAAGCAAAGAGTTCATTACTGTGCGAAAATTGGCAGGGATGGTTGAGGAATGGCTCTATTTCTTAAAAATGGATACTGAAGGAGAGGGAACTCATTGGGAGGTTATGGATCGTCCCAGTCATAAATGCCAAGCTCTTCCACCGATGCCTGGTCCGGTAAAGGCTGGATTTGGAGTGGTGGTTCTTAATGGAAAGCTTCTTGTTATTGCTGGATATTCAACTACAGATAGAAGTACCTTTGCCTCAGCAGAGGTTTACCAATATGACTCGCTCCTCAACAA TTGGAGCAGACTATCAAAAATGAATGTGGCTCGTTATGACTTTGCATGTGCCGAAGTCAATGGCTTGGTTTATGCTGTAGGAGGCTATGGATTGGACGGTGAAATTCTCTCTAGTGCTGAGGTGTACGACCCTGACACCGACAAATGGACACTGATAGAGAGTGTCCGGCGCCCAAGATGGGGTTGCTTTGCCTGTTCATTGGATGGTAAGCTCTATGTCATGGGTGGAAGGTCGAGCTTTACAATTGGAAACTCCAAGTTTGTTGATGTTTATGACCCTGAAGTCCACAGCTGGGGTGAGTTCAAGAACGGCTCTGTTATGGTCACAGCGCACGCAGTATTGGGAAAGAAATTGTTCTGTATGGAGTGGAAGAACCAGAGGAAGCTAGCAATATTCTGTTCTGAAGACAATTCGTGGAAAATGGTACCACTTCCACTCACTGGTAGCTCCAGTGTTGATTTTAGATTTGGGATATTTGATGAAAAGCTGTTGCTATTCTCACTGGAAGCAGGACCCTCTTATCAAACTTTGTTGTATGATCCAAATGCAGCTAAAGGGTCAGAGTGGCAAATTTCTGATATAAAACCATCTGGTGTGTTCTTGTGCAGTGTAACAATCAAGGCATGA